ATCCTTCGCAGGTCAAACTTTCGGACCAGGAGGTGGCAGACCTGGCGGCCTCATTTCAGGAAGCGGTGGTGGATTGCCTAGTGGGCAAAAGTTTTCGCGCCCTGGAAATAACCGGCTTCCACAGATTGTGCGTGGGTGGGGGTGTGGCTGCCAACAAGCGGCTGCGAACGCGATTGGAGGAAGAAGCGGCACGGAGGAATGTGGACCTGGTGATCGCTCCCCTCAAACTCTGTACGGATAACGCTGTGATGGGAGCGATCGCTGTGGAAAAATGGAAGGCCGGTGTCTTCGACGATCTTTATTTGGACGCCGAACCGGGGGTCGTTCGCAGATCATCCGCCCTGATTCACGGGTGAGAGATCCAGTCACCCTTGGGATGGAAAGGCCACTCGCGCGGAACGTCAGCGGCTCACCTCACGCGGCGAGCTACAATGTTCGCCGGGCTCCCACCGAGAGGTCTTAACCTTTACTCGCGGACGATGTAATCAATCACAAGTACCTTGTCGAGATACTGACCCACCATTTTGGCGAACGCCTGATGCTCGGGATGGGGCAAATAGGCGTCGCGATCTTTTTCACTCTTGAAAGTCAAAATGAAGCAATGAGTGAATCCCTGCGAGAGGTTTTCCGTGCTGCAATCCGTACCCCACTCAAACCCGGCGATCTGCGGGATCTTCTTCGGCAGCGTGGCGAAGGCCTTTTCAACTTTCTCAATGTCAGCCTTCGACGTTCCCTCTTTGAATTTAAACAATACGACATGCCGTAGCTGTCCGGCATGGGAATATTTTTCCTCGGAGATCGCGGAAGATTTCCACACTGTCAGAGCGCTCAACAGAATGGCCACAAGAACCAACCCAACAGTGAGCCGTTTCATGGTTTCCTCCTTTTCTTAAGAACCTGTTCAAAAGTGTGCAACGGATCTGGTTCCGAACTTATTAATGGCCTGATCTGTTTCGTTTTATAATTGTGCAACAATTCATTTCATCGTGCGAGTATAGCTATTTATTCCGCTTGGGAAGGAGCTTGCTGAGTTCGACCATAACCTGAGCATACTGCGGATCGTTGGCGAGATTCCGCATCTCTTGGGGATCGGCCTCATGGTCGTACAGTTCCTTCCCCTGATTTCCGTCATCCCATTCCGTGTAGCGCCAACGGGCAGTGCGGACTGTATATCCAAAGACGATTTGCTTTTGCACGGTGCGCGTGACCTGGGTGATCGCGACCTGTTTTCCGGGAAGATCGGGATTGTTGAGAATGGAAACCAGGCTTGTGCCATCGAGGTTGGCCGGTGGTTGGAAGCCACAAAGTTCAGCCAGGGTTGGATAAAGGTCCACCATCTCGACAATCGCCCGGGTAGACTTACCAGCATGCTTCGTGCCGGGGACTGCAATCAACAGGGGCACGCGCGTGGATTCCTCGAACAGGGTGCGCTTCTGCCACAGGCCGTGTTCGTGCATGTGGTACCCGTGATCGCTTGTCATGACAATAATCGTATTATTCCGCAAGTGGAGCCGTTCCACAGCATCTAAAACGCGACCGAGTTGGGCGTCCATGAAGGTGATCGCCGCGTAATAGGCCTGGATTGCCTGCTTCTTCAGATTCTCATCCATCGCCGCTTCTTCTTTTTTCAATGTAACGGCAAGTTTGGGAATAGTGTCGAAGTAACCGGGCGGAATACTGGGCACAATAATCTTATCGAGAGGATAAAGATCGAAATATTTCCTTGGCGCGACATAGGGAGTATGGGGCCGATAAAATCCGACTGCTAAAAAGAATCGCTCATTCTGATGCTTTTCGAGTAGTTTGATGGCCTCCGTGGCACCGATGCCGTCTGTTTGTTCCTCATCCGTGCCGTCGGCAGCAAGCCAGCTCAGTGTGCCGCCGAATTGTCCAGGAATAAGACTGAATATTTTTGCCTCTTCGTCTTTGTCTCGCCCCCGCGGATTGACCACCAGGTCCCAGGATTGAGGATCATCAAGGCCACTTGTACCGATCTGCGTCGGTACGCCGTAATGGAAAATCTTGCCGACCCGGGCGGTGAAATACCCCTTTCTGCGGAAAAACTCCGGAAGGGTCACGCATTCCGGAATATTCTCGCGAAAATGAACGCTGTTGTCATAAACACGCGTGCGATCAGGTCGCATGCCTGTTAAGAACGATGCTCGGCTGGGATTGCAAAGCGGGAACTGACAGTAAGCACGCTCGAATCGCAAACCCCAGCGAGCCACTCGATCCACGTTGGGTGATTTGACAAGCTGATGACCGTACGTCGCCAGGTTCGTATTGAGGTCATCGGAGATAATAAACAGAACGTTATATCGCCCGGACTGAGCAGCCTCGCCTGCCTGCATGAGGGCGTACGGGCCACACAGTGCCAGAATCAGGCTTAACATGCAAGTGAAACCTGAGTAACGCATCGCCTCCTCCTTTTTAATCGTGTAAGTGATACCGTTACGGTGGCACTCTTTCCAATCGCCGACTTTAATCATTGGGAGCGGGGGTCAGTGGCCACTGTTTTTCGAGGACCAGCCGAGCTTTTGACCTCGTCAGGTGGTTCCCAGTGTTGAGCTTCTATCACATGCTCATCCTCAAATCGCAGTGTTTTCGGGTCTGTCCGGTTGTAACGATATGGCGGTACCCCGGGTTGGCAGACGAGTGTATTCCGGCGCAAGGTGACCTCGAGAGCTTTATGGAATCGAATCGGGCTGCGCCCAACATTGTAAATGGTTTGTCCCTCGACAAGAATGTCACTGCTTCCTTCATCCATAAAGATGCCGTTACTCTCCGCACCGTCTTCGTTGGGGGGAATATCATGGATTAAATTACTGACAAGCCGGGTTCCCGGCTGCCGTCCGAGAGTATAAATCCCTCCACCGTCGTGAAGAATGAGCATGCAGTGATGAATATGATTCGCGCGAATAATGTGATCGCGGCAGCCGGTCGGCTGATCATTCCAGCTCCAACCCACCGATATTCCCGTGTAAGGTAGCTCAGCCACCTCGTTATGCTCGATAACATTTCCGGCAGAAATGCCGATCCAGATGCCAACGGCCTCAAGGAATTGCACGCCACATTCGCGCACGACGGAATCTTCAACATGGATGCCGTAGGTGCATCCGGTGTTAAAGGGTGAAGTCCATTTGGGTGAGGCATCCTTGAGCGGGCGAGTGATTGTTTCCCCAATATTGAGACCATTGCCCGATATATCCTGAAAAACGCACCGGCGAACAATCCCGTGGCAGCACTCACGGCGAAACCACAGACCGGAACCGCCCAGATGGCGAAACGAACAATCAGCGAATTCGCAACTGTCAGCCAGGTCCAGAGTAACGGCCGCCGGCATCATTTCTCGAGCCGCTGACTGAGGATCCCTGCGTGGCTCATAGATGGTTGCCTGACCGGCCGCGTAGCCAGCATCCGGCAGATCGAAACGGCAGTGTTCGAAGGCGATTCCCTCCCAGTGAACATTCTGTACCAGTGTGCCGCTCGAAACGTCACCCGTAATGTGTACAAGCGTTTCCAAAACTGGTACAACTGTCTCGATGGTCTCCAGAGTCTCACCAGGCCGGGGGAGATACATGATCACGCCTTTTTCCGTGTCAAGCCGCCACTCACCCGCTTGATCGAGCATACGCTCGCCGTTTTCGAGGAAATAACGGGCGTGCGGCCAGTGACCAATCTCGTAATGAGGTGCCGAGCAGCCGACCCTCTGGGCAAAAACAACCTGTAAAGTTTGAGGATCAAACGACAGAATCCTGACGCGGGAAGTGGACCAGTCATGGAGATAGACGAATTCACTGCCCGCGATATTGCCATCAAACGCCCATGCATCTTCGGGACGAATGAACAAACTCGTCCTTTTGTCGGGGCCTGGCCGATCGATCCGGAAAAAACCGCGGTTCGGAGTTCGCGCACGAACCGCCCTGCGCCCATTGACAAAGAGCTCCCTCGCCAAGAGAGGTTGGTTGTTGACGGAGGGAATGGCCACTTCCCAGTGCTGAGCCACTTGTTTCCAGCCAGTGAGAAGCCGACCTCCGCTCAAGATCACTTTACCGGGATTTGCTGCGATAAAGCGGAGATGGCCAGGTCCGGGATTTTCAGCGGATGTGATAAAAAGGGGACGGTCTAAACGATAGACGCCGTCATGGAGCACTATTTGGATATCAATGTTCGGGCCTCGCTCTCTCCGAATGGTTTGCACAAGTTCAATCGCCCGCTGCAGTGATGCGATGGGTTGCTCAACAGTCCCCAGTGATGAATCGCGCCCACGGGGCGAGACGTGAATTTCAACCACGCTATTGGAGGCCTGGACGATGCCAACGACCAGAGCCTGCAGAATTGCGAGTGACATACACGCCCAGGAATAAAACCTTGGTGATCGAAGAATAATGCCAGTATATTTCCTTGCCGGGATCATTTTGGTCCTCTATCACTCAACTAAGCGACTGTCGATGGTGAACGAGTTTAATGTTTTACGGATGAATTCCTTTTATAATGGGTAAGCCACCACTGGTAGGTGTCGTTCACGGTTATTTCAAGGGGGGTTTCCGGTTTCCAGCCGGTCGTCTGAGCAAGCTTGTCAATTCGTGCGATCGGATCATACTTAAGACCGGGGCGTATTTCAATCACCGGCCGAGCAGGATCGGCCAGCCCCTGAAGAATTCGAAAAACCTCGCCACTGGTGCGGGGAACCCCGGAGCCCACCAGATAAATCTCGCCCGGCTGGCCCCTCTCAGCCAGGAGACGGTACGCGCGAACCACATCGCGGACGTCACAAAGATCGATTACTGCCTGAAGCGTGTGAATCTTAACAGGCGAGTCTCCTCGCGCGAACTGGGCAGCCCAGGCGGGTAACATCATTTTTTCCGATTGACCAGGCCCCGTATGCGGAAATGCCCGCGCGATGATCACAGGTAGCTTCTGGCTGTGATATGCTTCCAGCAGGATTTCTTCGGCCGCAAGCTTTGTTTGCCCATAGGGGTTACGGGGCTGCACAGGATAAGTTTCATCAACAAAGGTGATTCCGTCCTGCGGCACGCAATAAACGTGACTGGTGCTGGCAAAAATGACTCGGGGCACTTCTGAAAGACAAAGGGCAAGCTCTACAAGCCGGCGTGTTCCTTCGACGTTGACTGCCCACGCGACGTCGGTCGGCTCGCTGTTCCCGCACATTTCCGGCACCGAAATCGCCGCAAGGTGGTAAATCACAGTTGGGCGAAAAGTTACCAGAAAATCAACGACACCACGTGGAGGGCCGCTGGAATTCGCAAGGTCCCAAATCAGCAGGTTTCTTGATTCAGGAAGTTGACCCCAAAAGGCCGAGCCTTCTGGCCATGTGTTGGCGATGCCTGCGACTTCATCGCCCTGGCACCTCAGGTACTGACACAAGTGCCGCCCGACAAACCCCGTAATTCCTGTGATTAGAGCACGCTCGGCCATCCTTTGCTCCCACATTTGCCCACCATATCATCGTCGCTGACAGAACAACCATGAGTGTACGTAGGGGGGAGAAGGTGGACAAGCGTCAGGCGAACCCCACCGGGAAAAGAGAAGGCCAGAAGTCGGTCTGTGATGGTAGGCTTCAATCGAAGGCCGATCCGCGTCTGGTTTCTCCACCGATCGTAAATTCGCCTCGCCGGTGAGCCTGATTAAGATCACGGCCGATCGTGTTGGCCAATCTCATTCTTGCGATGGTTGTTCAACCATGTGTGAAAGGTTATTCGCGGTTGTCGGCAGAGTTTCCCGGTTCGGCGGGGATCCGCTTGACTGCCACCACGGTGTCCCCTTCGTCCAGTGTCATCAAACGGACGCCCTTTGTGTTCCGACCGACGAGCCGAATCTCGCTGACCCGCAACCTCTGCGTCTTGCCCTTGGCCGTCATCATGAGAATCTCGTCGTCCTCATGAACGACGGCCACTCCCACGACGGGGCCGTTTCGGGCGTCCGTCTTGATGTCGCGAATCCCCTTGCCGCCGCGGCGTTGCGTCCGGTAATAGAACTGAGAGCCGACCTCTCCCTCCTCGGCTTCCTCGCTTTCGTCTGCTTCTGGCTCTTCGACGGAGGTTTCTTCCTCCGGTACTTCCTCGTCCGACGCAGTTGCTTCCGTTTCGTCCTCGGGCTTCTCTATTTCCTCGTCAGCGACAGGGCCCGCGGTGCTCGCTCCAATGGGAGTGCGTTTGCCGTAACCGTGGGCACACACTGTGAGCAGGCATGCATCCGGCTCAGCAACCACGAGACCGACCACCCGATCATCCCCAATGAGTGAAATCCCTTTTACGCCCGCCGCGGCTCGACCCATAGGACGGACGTCCGATTCGCGAAACCGGATGGCCATACCTTTTTCGGTAGCCAGGAGCACTTCGTCCCCCTTTTTGGTGACCACAGCTCCGACAAGCTCATCGCCTTCACGCAGTTTGATGGCGATAATCCCGCCGCGAACGGGCCTGCCGTAGGCTGAGAGTGCCGTCTTTTTGACGAGTCCACGGGCTGTTGCAAAAAGAAGGTAATGATCGGGGAGTGAAAAATCTCGCACAGGCCGGCACGCCGCTACCTTTTCGTCCGGCTGCAAGCTGAGGAGGTTGACGATGGCACGTCCCTTGGCATCGCGAGGGAGCTCCGGAAGTTCGTAAACTTTTCGCCAGTGCACGCGACCAAGATTTGTAAAAAACAAAAGATAGTCGTGGGTTCCGGCAAGGAATACGTGCTCGATGGGATCTTCGTCATCCACCCGGGCCCCCTTCAAACCCTTCCCGCCCCTCCGCTGTGCCCGATAAGCTGACACGGGGGTCCGCTTGATATATCCCGCGGAACTGATGGACACGACCATCATCTCGTCGGGAATCAGTTCTTCAATATTAAAAGCCCCCACCTCTTGATCGGAAATTTCCGTGCGGCGCGGATCCCCATACTTATCCTTGATTTCCGTCAATTCCTGTTTAATTATTTCGAGAATATTCTTTTCATCGGAGAGGATTCGATTGTATTCCTTGATATTCTCCAGTAGATTGCGGTGTTCCGAGACGAGCTTTTCCTGCTCAAGATTGACGAGATGGCCCAGCGTCATCCGCAGGATGGCGTCCGCCTGAACAGGAGTAAGGAAGTACTCCTCGGCGATGCCACGCTCTTTCTGGAATTGAGCAAACCCCTCTTCACCCAATGCTCGGGCAAGCATTGCCGCAGGACAGGGGATCGCCATCAGGCGTTCCTTCGCCTGGGCCTGGGTCTCTGAGGTGCGAATGACGCGAATCACTTCATCAATATTGGCGAGAGCCAGCAGGAGCCCCTCGACGGTGTGTTTCCGCTGGCGGGCCTTGGAGAGCAGGTGTTGCGTCTTGCGACGGATGACCGTCACGCGGTGCCGCACGAACTCCTGGAGAAGCTCCTTGAAATTGAGCAGGCGGGGCTTGCCGTCCACGAGGGCCAGCAGATTGATGGAATATGTCTGCTGCAGAGGAGAATATTCATAGAGTTGATTGAGTACGATTTCCGGATCAGCCTCGCGCTTCAATTCCAGAACGATGCGAACGGGTTCTTTCAGGTCACTCTCGTTGCGGATGTTCGCGATTCCAGGTATCTTGCCCTCGGTAACAAGCTCGGCGATCCGTTCTTCAATTTTATCGCGCTGCTGCTGAAAAGGAATTTCTTTAATAATAATGCGATAACGATTATCGCGATATTCTTCAATAACAGCCCGTGCGCGAATAACGATCGTCCCGTGGCCTGTCAAATAACCCTGGCGGATACCTCGGCGACCACAGATAATGCCACCAGTTGGGAAATCAGGACCGGGGACGATTTCCATCAGTTCGTCGATGGTGATCTCGGGATCATCAATCAGCGCGATGAGAGCATCGCAGATCTCGGTGAGATTGTGAGGGGGGATCTCAGTCGACATCCCCACTGCAATTCCGGTCGCTCCGTTCACAAGCAGATTGGGGAACTTGGACGGAAGAACGGTAGGCTCGAGGCGCCGCTCGTCGTATGTGGGGACGAAATCGACCGTGTCCAGGTCCAAATCTTCCAGCATCATCGCCGCGTAAGGCGAAAGCCGGGCCTCT
This is a stretch of genomic DNA from Thermogutta terrifontis. It encodes these proteins:
- a CDS encoding Dabb family protein; translated protein: MKRLTVGLVLVAILLSALTVWKSSAISEEKYSHAGQLRHVVLFKFKEGTSKADIEKVEKAFATLPKKIPQIAGFEWGTDCSTENLSQGFTHCFILTFKSEKDRDAYLPHPEHQAFAKMVGQYLDKVLVIDYIVRE
- a CDS encoding sulfatase translates to MRYSGFTCMLSLILALCGPYALMQAGEAAQSGRYNVLFIISDDLNTNLATYGHQLVKSPNVDRVARWGLRFERAYCQFPLCNPSRASFLTGMRPDRTRVYDNSVHFRENIPECVTLPEFFRRKGYFTARVGKIFHYGVPTQIGTSGLDDPQSWDLVVNPRGRDKDEEAKIFSLIPGQFGGTLSWLAADGTDEEQTDGIGATEAIKLLEKHQNERFFLAVGFYRPHTPYVAPRKYFDLYPLDKIIVPSIPPGYFDTIPKLAVTLKKEEAAMDENLKKQAIQAYYAAITFMDAQLGRVLDAVERLHLRNNTIIVMTSDHGYHMHEHGLWQKRTLFEESTRVPLLIAVPGTKHAGKSTRAIVEMVDLYPTLAELCGFQPPANLDGTSLVSILNNPDLPGKQVAITQVTRTVQKQIVFGYTVRTARWRYTEWDDGNQGKELYDHEADPQEMRNLANDPQYAQVMVELSKLLPKRNK
- a CDS encoding right-handed parallel beta-helix repeat-containing protein, producing MSLAILQALVVGIVQASNSVVEIHVSPRGRDSSLGTVEQPIASLQRAIELVQTIRRERGPNIDIQIVLHDGVYRLDRPLFITSAENPGPGHLRFIAANPGKVILSGGRLLTGWKQVAQHWEVAIPSVNNQPLLARELFVNGRRAVRARTPNRGFFRIDRPGPDKRTSLFIRPEDAWAFDGNIAGSEFVYLHDWSTSRVRILSFDPQTLQVVFAQRVGCSAPHYEIGHWPHARYFLENGERMLDQAGEWRLDTEKGVIMYLPRPGETLETIETVVPVLETLVHITGDVSSGTLVQNVHWEGIAFEHCRFDLPDAGYAAGQATIYEPRRDPQSAAREMMPAAVTLDLADSCEFADCSFRHLGGSGLWFRRECCHGIVRRCVFQDISGNGLNIGETITRPLKDASPKWTSPFNTGCTYGIHVEDSVVRECGVQFLEAVGIWIGISAGNVIEHNEVAELPYTGISVGWSWNDQPTGCRDHIIRANHIHHCMLILHDGGGIYTLGRQPGTRLVSNLIHDIPPNEDGAESNGIFMDEGSSDILVEGQTIYNVGRSPIRFHKALEVTLRRNTLVCQPGVPPYRYNRTDPKTLRFEDEHVIEAQHWEPPDEVKSSAGPRKTVATDPRSQ
- a CDS encoding NAD-dependent epimerase/dehydratase family protein, encoding MAERALITGITGFVGRHLCQYLRCQGDEVAGIANTWPEGSAFWGQLPESRNLLIWDLANSSGPPRGVVDFLVTFRPTVIYHLAAISVPEMCGNSEPTDVAWAVNVEGTRRLVELALCLSEVPRVIFASTSHVYCVPQDGITFVDETYPVQPRNPYGQTKLAAEEILLEAYHSQKLPVIIARAFPHTGPGQSEKMMLPAWAAQFARGDSPVKIHTLQAVIDLCDVRDVVRAYRLLAERGQPGEIYLVGSGVPRTSGEVFRILQGLADPARPVIEIRPGLKYDPIARIDKLAQTTGWKPETPLEITVNDTYQWWLTHYKRNSSVKH
- the gyrA gene encoding DNA gyrase subunit A, whose translation is MSDATDLPEAENTGQASQGSAAGGNGDGSRLIPLPIEDELKSSYLTYAMSVIVSRALPDVRDGLKPSQRRILVAMNDLNLTPGAARVKCAKICGDTSGNYHPHGESVIYPTLVRMAQEWNMRYVLIDKQGNFGSIAGLPPAAMRYTEARLSPYAAMMLEDLDLDTVDFVPTYDERRLEPTVLPSKFPNLLVNGATGIAVGMSTEIPPHNLTEICDALIALIDDPEITIDELMEIVPGPDFPTGGIICGRRGIRQGYLTGHGTIVIRARAVIEEYRDNRYRIIIKEIPFQQQRDKIEERIAELVTEGKIPGIANIRNESDLKEPVRIVLELKREADPEIVLNQLYEYSPLQQTYSINLLALVDGKPRLLNFKELLQEFVRHRVTVIRRKTQHLLSKARQRKHTVEGLLLALANIDEVIRVIRTSETQAQAKERLMAIPCPAAMLARALGEEGFAQFQKERGIAEEYFLTPVQADAILRMTLGHLVNLEQEKLVSEHRNLLENIKEYNRILSDEKNILEIIKQELTEIKDKYGDPRRTEISDQEVGAFNIEELIPDEMMVVSISSAGYIKRTPVSAYRAQRRGGKGLKGARVDDEDPIEHVFLAGTHDYLLFFTNLGRVHWRKVYELPELPRDAKGRAIVNLLSLQPDEKVAACRPVRDFSLPDHYLLFATARGLVKKTALSAYGRPVRGGIIAIKLREGDELVGAVVTKKGDEVLLATEKGMAIRFRESDVRPMGRAAAGVKGISLIGDDRVVGLVVAEPDACLLTVCAHGYGKRTPIGASTAGPVADEEIEKPEDETEATASDEEVPEEETSVEEPEADESEEAEEGEVGSQFYYRTQRRGGKGIRDIKTDARNGPVVGVAVVHEDDEILMMTAKGKTQRLRVSEIRLVGRNTKGVRLMTLDEGDTVVAVKRIPAEPGNSADNRE